One segment of Gloeocapsopsis sp. IPPAS B-1203 DNA contains the following:
- a CDS encoding tRNA (cytidine(34)-2'-O)-methyltransferase, translating into MPQIVLVHPQIPPNTGNIARTCAATGTELHLVGPLGFEISDRYVKRAGLDYWPYVNLHYHESLYTFQTHYKQRGGRTIGFSVRGKNNYAAFQFQADDWLLFGSETTGLSPEIISECTATVYIPMPHPKVRSLNLSVSAAIGLFEARRQLGLLI; encoded by the coding sequence ATGCCTCAGATTGTCTTAGTTCACCCCCAAATTCCCCCAAATACTGGAAATATTGCTCGTACTTGTGCCGCAACAGGTACTGAGCTTCATTTAGTAGGACCACTAGGATTTGAAATTAGCGATCGCTATGTGAAGCGAGCAGGTTTAGATTATTGGCCCTACGTAAATCTACACTACCATGAATCACTTTATACTTTTCAAACTCACTACAAACAACGCGGTGGGCGTACGATTGGGTTTAGTGTGAGGGGAAAAAACAATTACGCTGCGTTCCAGTTTCAAGCTGATGATTGGCTACTTTTTGGTAGCGAAACAACAGGTTTGTCGCCTGAAATTATATCTGAATGTACCGCTACAGTTTATATTCCCATGCCACACCCAAAGGTTCGTAGCTTAAATCTCTCAGTAAGTGCTGCTATAGGGTTATTTGAAGCTCGACGTCAATTAGGACTTCTGATCTGA
- the gshA gene encoding glutamate--cysteine ligase: protein MLLSKGFEVEMYTGTPQGDVIGLSDKIVAGLDGFVREPDSRNVEYTTPPLWKYEDLLCALLRPRLQLREFLQKLGNYTLIPGSTLALGGSDRFFRSDPSNSYHDYIEQTYGTKVVTASVHINIGIKDPETLLRACRLVRVEAPLYLALSAASPFLDGKATGYHSTRWGLFPQTPTHVPLFESHAHHTRWVEEQLAAGTMQNVRHLWVSVRPNGDRRPYDLNRLELRICDLVSDPISLLAIAALLEARLLQLIANPSLDPLENSTLPATNLPEELLAITIANETAAAHYGLNAQLTHWQDGRSILARDWIAEIYQDVWAIAKQSGFNCFLSPVQKILREGNEAQQWLQLHSCGFDIRQIVTQASLAMRERERELETELCSPPVAA, encoded by the coding sequence GTGCTGCTATCAAAAGGTTTTGAAGTCGAAATGTACACTGGTACGCCCCAGGGTGATGTTATCGGTCTTTCAGACAAAATTGTAGCCGGTTTAGATGGATTTGTTCGCGAGCCAGATAGTCGCAATGTAGAATATACAACTCCACCTTTGTGGAAATATGAAGACTTACTATGTGCCTTGCTGCGTCCGCGATTACAGTTACGCGAATTTCTTCAAAAATTAGGCAACTATACTTTAATACCTGGAAGTACGCTGGCTTTGGGTGGAAGCGATCGCTTTTTCCGCTCTGATCCGAGTAATTCTTATCATGACTATATTGAACAAACCTATGGTACTAAAGTAGTCACTGCCAGCGTTCACATCAATATCGGTATTAAAGATCCGGAAACATTATTACGTGCGTGTCGTTTGGTACGAGTAGAAGCGCCACTATATCTAGCTTTAAGTGCCGCATCTCCTTTTCTGGATGGCAAAGCAACAGGCTATCATTCAACACGCTGGGGATTATTTCCCCAAACTCCCACTCACGTACCTTTATTTGAAAGTCACGCACATCATACTCGTTGGGTAGAAGAACAGTTAGCAGCAGGTACGATGCAAAACGTACGGCACTTGTGGGTATCAGTACGACCAAATGGCGATCGCCGCCCGTATGACTTAAATCGTTTAGAATTACGGATTTGCGATCTTGTGAGCGATCCAATTAGTTTACTTGCGATCGCTGCTTTACTCGAAGCACGGCTTTTACAACTCATTGCCAATCCCAGCCTCGACCCACTTGAAAATAGTACTTTACCTGCAACAAACCTTCCCGAAGAACTTTTGGCAATTACGATAGCTAATGAAACTGCCGCAGCACACTACGGTTTAAATGCTCAGTTGACGCATTGGCAAGATGGCAGAAGCATCTTAGCACGAGATTGGATTGCAGAAATTTATCAAGATGTTTGGGCGATCGCTAAACAAAGTGGCTTTAACTGTTTTCTTTCACCAGTCCAAAAAATTCTCCGCGAAGGTAATGAAGCACAGCAGTGGTTGCAACTTCATTCTTGCGGTTTTGATATTCGGCAAATTGTAACTCAAGCAAGCTTAGCAATGCGCGAACGCGAACGCGAACTAGAAACTGAATTATGTTCTCCTCCTGTAGCTGCTTAG
- a CDS encoding histone deacetylase gives MDLPIIYHPNYVVPLPAGHRFPMPKFSQLYELLIADGVAHPAQFHTPDYPLTEWITLIHTPEYVQAYSTGTLDAKAQRRIGLPWSSALVNRTCIAVGGTILTAKLALGHGLACNTAGGTHHAFPSYGSGFCIFNDLAIAARVLQKLQLVEKVLIIDLDVHQGDGTAYIFQDDASVFTFSMHCEVNFPGTKQKSDLDVPLPAGMEDDAYLQTLASYLPDLLAQVKPDLVLYDAGVDPHAGDRLGKLALTDAGIYRREMQVLSTCVSSGYPVACVIGGGYADDFKSLVYRHSLLHRAASEVYHHYR, from the coding sequence ATGGACTTACCAATTATTTATCATCCTAACTACGTAGTACCTCTACCCGCAGGTCATCGCTTTCCCATGCCTAAGTTTAGCCAACTCTATGAACTACTCATAGCAGATGGCGTAGCACATCCTGCACAATTTCATACCCCAGACTATCCACTAACTGAATGGATAACATTGATTCATACTCCAGAGTATGTTCAAGCTTACTCTACAGGTACACTTGATGCTAAAGCCCAACGCCGTATTGGCTTACCTTGGAGTTCTGCGCTAGTCAATCGCACTTGTATTGCTGTTGGTGGGACAATTCTGACTGCTAAATTAGCCCTCGGTCATGGTTTAGCTTGTAACACTGCGGGAGGAACACATCATGCTTTTCCCAGTTATGGTTCTGGTTTTTGTATTTTCAACGATTTGGCGATCGCAGCCCGCGTTTTACAAAAGTTGCAACTTGTTGAAAAAGTACTAATTATAGACTTGGATGTGCATCAGGGAGACGGCACTGCCTATATCTTTCAAGATGATGCCAGTGTTTTTACATTTTCGATGCACTGTGAGGTTAATTTTCCTGGAACTAAACAAAAAAGTGATTTGGATGTTCCCTTACCAGCGGGAATGGAAGACGATGCCTATTTGCAAACTTTAGCAAGCTACTTACCTGATTTACTTGCACAAGTGAAGCCAGATTTAGTGTTATACGACGCTGGTGTCGATCCACACGCGGGCGATCGCTTGGGTAAATTAGCTTTAACTGATGCTGGGATCTATCGCCGCGAAATGCAAGTTTTAAGTACCTGTGTTAGTAGTGGTTATCCTGTTGCTTGTGTCATTGGTGGCGGTTATGCAGATGATTTTAAAAGTTTGGTTTATCGCCACTCTTTACTGCATCGAGCCGCTAGTGAAGTTTATCATCATTACAGGTGA
- the dhaK gene encoding dihydroxyacetone kinase subunit DhaK produces MKKLINRPEDFVRESLIGMAKAHPDLLKVQFEPTFVYRAVAPVPGKVAIVSGGGSGHEPMHAGFVGLGMLDAACPGEVFTSPTPDQMLAAAKQVNGGGGILYIVKNYSGDVMNFEMATELARAEDLRVLSILIDDDVAVKDSLYTQGRRGVGTTILAEKICGAAAEQGYDLQQIADLCRQVNLNGRSMGVALTSCTVPAKGTPTFELGANEIEMGIGIHGEPGCERMSIKSADEMTEILATSIFEDVAYSRTVREWDENKGGFVDVQLTDPEWEKGDRLLAFVNGMGGTPLAELYIVYRKLAELCEQQGYQIVRNLVGSHITSLDMQGCSITLLKLDDEMIRLWDAPVKTASWRWGI; encoded by the coding sequence ATGAAAAAGTTGATTAATCGACCAGAAGATTTTGTGCGTGAGAGTTTGATAGGTATGGCAAAGGCTCATCCTGATCTTTTAAAGGTACAATTTGAGCCAACGTTTGTCTACCGTGCTGTTGCACCTGTACCAGGGAAAGTTGCGATTGTTTCGGGTGGTGGTAGCGGACATGAACCAATGCACGCAGGGTTTGTTGGCTTGGGAATGCTTGATGCAGCTTGTCCTGGTGAAGTTTTTACTTCTCCAACTCCCGATCAAATGCTAGCAGCAGCAAAACAAGTTAATGGTGGCGGTGGAATTCTTTATATCGTCAAAAACTATAGTGGCGATGTGATGAACTTTGAAATGGCAACTGAGTTAGCTCGTGCTGAAGATCTGCGAGTATTGAGTATTTTAATTGATGATGATGTTGCTGTTAAAGATAGTTTATACACCCAAGGAAGGCGAGGCGTAGGAACAACAATATTAGCTGAGAAAATTTGCGGTGCAGCAGCAGAACAAGGATACGATTTACAGCAAATTGCCGATTTGTGTCGCCAAGTTAATCTGAATGGACGCAGTATGGGAGTTGCCTTAACTTCTTGTACTGTACCAGCAAAAGGAACGCCTACTTTTGAATTAGGTGCTAACGAAATTGAAATGGGAATCGGCATTCACGGCGAACCAGGATGCGAAAGAATGTCGATTAAGTCGGCGGATGAGATGACTGAAATACTCGCAACGTCAATTTTTGAGGATGTCGCTTATAGTCGCACAGTACGTGAGTGGGATGAAAATAAAGGGGGATTTGTTGACGTGCAATTAACTGATCCTGAATGGGAAAAGGGCGATCGCCTTCTCGCTTTTGTTAATGGTATGGGTGGTACGCCACTGGCTGAATTATATATTGTCTATCGCAAACTTGCTGAGCTTTGCGAACAACAAGGATATCAAATTGTGCGTAACTTAGTCGGTTCTCATATTACTTCGCTGGATATGCAAGGTTGTTCAATTACACTACTGAAGTTAGATGATGAAATGATTCGACTCTGGGATGCACCCGTGAAAACCGCCAGCTGGCGATGGGGAATTTAA
- the dhaL gene encoding dihydroxyacetone kinase subunit DhaL → MVTKEQILQWLQQFTSAIAQNKEYLTQLDAAIGDADHGINMDRGFQKVANQLSNFAEQDISSILKSVSMTLISSVGGASGPLYGSFFLRASTAVVGKQELSNEDMVSLLQAGLDGVLQRGKAQLSDKTMIDALSPAVTTFTQIIREGKTTTEAIQQATSAAEQGMKATIPMVAKKGRASYLGDRSINHQDPGATSVYLMIQSLSEVLIE, encoded by the coding sequence ATGGTGACAAAAGAGCAAATTCTACAATGGTTGCAGCAATTCACCAGTGCGATCGCCCAAAATAAAGAATATTTAACACAATTAGATGCAGCAATCGGTGATGCGGATCACGGGATCAATATGGATCGTGGTTTTCAAAAAGTCGCAAATCAGTTATCAAATTTTGCAGAGCAAGATATCAGCAGTATTTTGAAAAGTGTAAGTATGACACTTATCTCTAGTGTCGGTGGTGCTAGTGGTCCATTGTATGGCAGCTTCTTTTTACGCGCTAGTACCGCAGTTGTAGGAAAACAAGAATTGTCTAACGAAGATATGGTAAGTCTACTGCAAGCAGGGTTAGATGGTGTCTTGCAACGCGGCAAGGCTCAACTTAGTGATAAAACAATGATTGATGCCCTGTCTCCTGCAGTTACAACTTTTACCCAAATTATTAGGGAAGGAAAAACTACCACAGAAGCTATACAACAAGCTACATCTGCAGCAGAACAAGGAATGAAAGCAACTATCCCAATGGTGGCAAAAAAAGGTCGAGCTAGTTACCTAGGCGATCGCAGTATCAATCATCAAGATCCTGGCGCAACATCCGTTTATTTGATGATCCAGAGTTTATCTGAAGTACTTATTGAGTAA
- a CDS encoding peptidoglycan DD-metalloendopeptidase family protein, which yields MKKVKAVPTSAESKAVSEEQLQPVQPKVKRRVRTSVAMMAIAISMGGPNLLLTRHDRAPAAEIPQGEEPTASKVSVATTTPTQPKSVVIEAIPAPVNTAVPMPIAPAPELPVKSNVSQPVSPPTAKSTVQVKTPATTPIQVEQRQQNLVINASPSTNTKPKSIAPSRVEITTVNHHQANTDKAPAVERQERLVQRLKSANKVNQSSALQQDSSTQPVSNTSRNQLQNTASATTKDSNTVSARQKLLVHRLKQQSNHSINSAAKLRSEEFSSSTNNLVTPQIVETARQDANNSNIQLNQPTPVPSQSNYEVPSQNQASRPSDVVSPEKKATVDSQPAGGNQSFIVNTQVPQIVSPSIFNTPQSTRSLDPLNIAPTTRTQTAIEPSSNGIVVEIKKSVGTTPEEVIPQVNVNSASAQQKQETQIDSTQNSANATLLKPAEFGVTNELQNVTPSSTQDTVAQDTETARLQALAQRLRTQTAEKQNVVAEPELNTPDTVYVISQAIEDTATVSVQAALSTAYQVKPGDTLTAIAREYDIPLHELIAANQISNPDRLQINQNITIPTSAYNGAVAQNISVSDRPPQQIAVVPVVSATITNNGEGQAPALAHNNLTTQPAPQVVNNSTGMGGSLSNEEPLDPPSFYVRGLQAEIEQLRQKYTTQLASSSGAVTEQQTKATEIVSVAAPLAKTKPVASVANSPSRPRAITAEPVNPEFRVAQASNSNSKTIRARLATAPTDVDPTEALHSLRGRQVSPELPPLGAADMYLPRTGMSAPFNGYIWPAKGVLSSGYGWRWGRMHRGIDVAAPVGTPIFAAASGVVVRAGWNSGGYGNLVDIRHPNGSLTRYAHNNRILVRAGQEVEQGQHIAEMGSTGFSTGPHLHFEVHPSGKGAVNPIALLPRR from the coding sequence ATGAAAAAGGTTAAGGCTGTTCCTACTAGTGCAGAAAGTAAAGCAGTTTCAGAGGAACAATTGCAGCCCGTTCAGCCCAAGGTCAAACGGCGAGTGCGCACTTCGGTCGCGATGATGGCGATCGCGATTTCAATGGGAGGACCCAACCTTTTACTGACTCGACACGATCGCGCGCCGGCAGCTGAAATACCACAAGGTGAAGAACCAACAGCTAGTAAGGTGTCGGTGGCAACAACCACCCCAACACAGCCAAAATCAGTAGTCATAGAAGCTATACCAGCGCCAGTGAATACTGCGGTTCCTATGCCGATTGCACCTGCTCCTGAGTTACCAGTAAAGAGTAATGTGTCTCAGCCAGTGAGTCCTCCTACTGCGAAAAGCACAGTGCAAGTGAAAACGCCTGCCACAACTCCGATTCAAGTTGAACAGCGGCAGCAAAATTTAGTGATAAATGCAAGTCCAAGCACAAATACAAAACCCAAATCAATAGCACCAAGCCGAGTAGAAATCACTACTGTAAATCATCACCAAGCCAATACAGATAAAGCACCAGCTGTGGAGCGTCAAGAGCGCTTGGTACAGAGATTAAAATCAGCGAATAAAGTAAATCAGTCGAGTGCACTTCAGCAGGACTCATCTACACAGCCAGTCAGCAATACTAGTCGCAATCAACTGCAAAATACAGCATCAGCAACAACGAAAGATAGCAATACTGTTAGTGCTAGACAAAAGTTGTTAGTTCATCGCTTAAAGCAACAGTCGAACCACTCAATAAATAGTGCGGCAAAGTTGCGGTCTGAGGAGTTCAGTTCGTCTACAAACAATCTAGTAACTCCACAGATTGTGGAAACTGCTAGACAAGATGCAAATAACAGCAATATCCAGCTTAATCAACCAACACCAGTCCCTAGCCAGTCTAACTATGAAGTGCCAAGTCAAAATCAGGCAAGTAGACCTAGTGATGTGGTATCACCAGAAAAAAAGGCAACTGTAGACTCGCAGCCAGCAGGCGGGAATCAAAGTTTTATTGTCAATACTCAAGTTCCACAAATTGTATCACCATCTATTTTTAATACTCCACAGTCTACACGCAGCTTAGACCCGCTCAATATTGCGCCTACTACTAGAACTCAAACAGCAATTGAACCCAGCAGTAATGGTATCGTTGTTGAGATCAAGAAATCTGTAGGAACAACACCTGAGGAAGTCATTCCACAAGTAAATGTAAACAGTGCGAGTGCGCAACAAAAACAAGAGACACAAATTGACTCTACTCAAAATTCAGCTAATGCAACATTGCTAAAACCAGCAGAATTTGGAGTTACTAACGAGCTACAGAATGTCACACCAAGTTCTACACAGGATACAGTAGCTCAAGATACAGAAACTGCAAGACTACAAGCTCTTGCGCAGCGGTTACGAACTCAAACAGCAGAGAAGCAAAATGTAGTTGCCGAGCCTGAGTTAAACACACCAGACACAGTTTATGTCATTTCTCAAGCCATTGAGGACACAGCTACAGTAAGTGTCCAAGCGGCGTTATCAACAGCATACCAAGTCAAACCAGGAGATACATTAACTGCGATCGCTCGTGAATATGACATTCCACTACATGAGTTGATCGCTGCTAACCAAATCTCTAATCCCGATCGGCTCCAGATTAACCAAAACATTACTATTCCGACGTCGGCATACAACGGTGCTGTTGCTCAAAATATAAGTGTCAGCGATCGTCCTCCACAGCAAATCGCAGTTGTGCCAGTAGTATCTGCGACAATCACCAACAACGGCGAAGGGCAAGCGCCCGCATTAGCTCATAACAATCTAACAACGCAGCCTGCACCCCAAGTTGTGAACAACTCAACTGGTATGGGTGGTAGTTTATCTAACGAAGAGCCGCTTGATCCACCGAGTTTTTACGTTCGAGGATTGCAAGCAGAAATTGAACAGTTGCGACAAAAATACACTACTCAACTTGCTAGTTCTTCAGGTGCTGTTACTGAGCAGCAAACTAAAGCAACAGAAATTGTAAGTGTTGCTGCGCCTTTGGCGAAAACTAAACCAGTAGCTTCTGTAGCTAATAGTCCTAGCCGCCCCCGCGCAATTACAGCTGAACCCGTTAATCCAGAATTTCGCGTTGCTCAGGCAAGTAATTCTAACTCCAAGACAATTAGAGCTAGACTAGCAACTGCACCTACTGATGTCGATCCGACTGAAGCGCTACACTCGCTACGAGGACGACAGGTATCTCCAGAACTACCACCGTTGGGTGCAGCAGATATGTATTTGCCTAGAACTGGCATGTCAGCACCATTCAACGGTTATATTTGGCCTGCAAAAGGCGTTCTCTCTTCTGGCTATGGCTGGCGTTGGGGAAGAATGCACCGCGGCATTGATGTTGCAGCACCTGTCGGAACTCCTATTTTTGCTGCCGCTTCTGGTGTTGTTGTCAGGGCAGGCTGGAATTCTGGAGGTTATGGAAATTTAGTCGATATTAGACACCCGAATGGTTCTCTTACTCGCTATGCTCACAATAACCGAATCTTAGTGCGTGCAGGGCAAGAAGTAGAACAAGGACAACATATTGCAGAGATGGGTAGCACTGGTTTTAGTACAGGTCCTCACTTGCATTTTGAAGTCCATCCTTCAGGTAAAGGAGCCGTTAATCCTATTGCTTTGTTACCTCGGCGTTAG